Proteins encoded together in one Anopheles darlingi chromosome 3, idAnoDarlMG_H_01, whole genome shotgun sequence window:
- the LOC125956926 gene encoding high mobility group protein 20A: MDKENTTHPADAETKTEAALKPTDQAKENNVDQKTESASEVAGGGTSSEVKPKPPAQKPPPVKRKRKKPPKDANAPKHPLTGYVRYMNEHRDGVRQKHPNLSHMDLTKLMAEDWSKLPEDKKKPYLEAAEADKERYNKEILEYKMTKPAPAPAPAQPKPDDATTTSVGAKETPVPQIAPMVAPYVNGRLEQKVIRRGDYDIPIFTEDFLDHNKVIESELRTLRKSNIDYEQQNSVLEKHVENMENGIQKLDSESSTLDARNAVLESYLQKLKTSLTNAFQGFPLGGECSGASLENVDQYLADLHQMADSSTQGHTLNKAKDIIRKLDLQKLGL, from the exons ATGGATAAGGAAAACACCACACATCCAGCTGATGCTGAAACGAAAACGGAGGCGGCTTTAAAGCCGACAGATCAGGCGAAAGAAAATAATGTGGATCAAAAAACGGAATCCGCTTCGGAGGTTGCGGGAGGGGGTACATCGAGCGAAGTTAAACCTAAACCCCCAGCACAAAAACCGCCTCCAGTAAAACGGAAGCGCAAGAAACCACCGAAGGATGCGAACGCGCCGAAACATCCACTAACCG GATACGTGCGTTACATGAACGAGCATCGAGACGGAGTCCGCCAGAAACATCCAAACCTATCTCACATGGACTTGACGAAACTGATGGCTGAAGATTGGTCCAAGTTACCAGAGGATAAAAAGAAACCATACCTAGAGGCGGCAGAAGCAGATAAAGAACGTTATAATAAGGAAATTCTGGAGTACAAAATGacaaaaccggcaccggcgccGGCACCAGCACAGCCAAAACCGGATGATGCGACGACAACAAGTGTTGGGGCAAAGGAAACTCCCGTACCCCAGATCGCACCAATGGTAGCGCCGTACGTGAATGGAAGACTGGAGCAGAAAGTGATTCGCCGGGGAGATTACGATATTCCTATTTTCACGGAAGACTTCCTCGACCATAACAAAGTCATTGAATCGGAGCTGCGCACATTACGCAAATCAAACATTGACTACGAGCAGCAAAATTCGGTGCTTGAGAAACACGTGGAAAACATGGAGAACGGCATACAGAAGCTAGACAGTGAATCGTCCACTCTAGATGCACGAAATGCTGTTTTGGAGAGCTATTTGCAAAAGCTAAAAACCTCGCTTACCAACGCATTTCAGGGTTTTCCACTCGGGGGCGAATGTAGCGGGGCATCACTTGAAAATGTCGATCAGTATTTAGCAGATTTGCACCAGATGGCGGATTCTAGCACGCAGGGCCATACATTGAACAAAGCGAAAGACATTATCCGTAAGTTGGATCTACAAAAACTTGGACTGTAA
- the LOC125956924 gene encoding ornithine aminotransferase, mitochondrial isoform X1, with translation MLRQVGKAEQLVKQFERVLVPLFSTQISFASTFQPAQRSERRNNHLLLDEPHRTGYAKMNATQQNGFGHAAPKMKTQSSSQAVFDREDKFGAHNYHPLPVALARGEGVYVWDVEGKRYYDFLSAYSAVNQGHCHPKIVKALTEQAQVLTLTSRAFYSNVLGEYEEFVTRLFGYDKVLPMNTGVEGGETACKLARKWGYKVKNIPENKAKIVFAEGNFWGRTLAAVSSSNDPSSYSGFGPFMPGFELVPYNNTEALEKALQDPNVCAFMVEPIQGEAGVMVPDDGYLTKVRELCSKYNVLFIADEVQTGLARTGRMLAVDHEHVRPDILILGKALSGGVYPVSAVLADDPVMLCIQPGEHGSTYGGNPLGCKVAIAALQVLLDEKLAENAERMGQLLRSSLRELPTDVVSIVRGKGLLNAIVINPNFNAWEVCLRLKENGLIAKPTHGDIIRFAPPLTINEEQLKDCLNIIKTTILSFVSK, from the exons ATGCTGCGACAAGTGGGAAAAGCCGAGCAACTGGTGAAGCAGTTTGAAAGGGTACTGGTGCCCCTGTTCAGTACGCAAATCTCGTTCGCTAGCACCTTCCAGCCAGCTCAGCGATCTGAGCGCAGAAACAatcacctgctgctggacgagcCCCATCGTACTGGATATG CTAAAATGAATGCTACACAACAGAATGGCTTCGGGCATGCGGCTCCGAAAATGAAGACCCAATCATCTTCGCAGGCTGTGTTTGACCGCGAGGACAAATTTGGCGCTCATAATTACCATCCCCTACCAGTGGCTCTAGCCCGTGGCGAAGGGGTGTACGTGTGGGATGTGGAAGGTAAGCGGTACTACGATTTTCTTAGCGCCTACTCTGCCGTCAACCAGGGACATTGTCATCCGAAGATCGTGAAAGCGTTAACCGAGCAGGCACAGGTCCTTACGTTAACTTCGAG AGCATTCTACTCCAATGTACTCGGCGAGTATGAGGAGTTTGTAACAAGACTGTTTGGCTATGATAAGGTGCTGCCGATGAACACGGGCGTGGAAGGAGGTGAAACGGCCTGTAAGCTAGCCCGCAAATGGGGGTATAAGGTGAAGAACATCCCGGAAAACAAGGCGAAGATCGTGTTTGCTGAGGGAAACTTTTGGGGCCGTACCCTGGCCGCAGTTTCATCCTCGAATGACCCATCGAGTTACAGCGGATTCGGTCCATTCATGCCAGGCTTCGAGCTAGTGCCGTACAACAATACGGAAGCGCTGGAGAAGGCACTCCAGGATCCGAACGTGTGTGCATTCATGGTGGAACCCATTCAGGGTGAGGCGGGCGTGATGGTGCCAGATGATGGTTACTTAACGAAGGTACGCGAGCTGTGCAGCAAATATAACGTGCTGTTTATCGCGGACGAGGTGCAGACTGGATTGGCGCGAACAGGCCGTATGCTAGCTGTCGATCATGAGCACGTTCGACCGGATATACTCATCCTTGGGAAGGCATTATCCGGAGGTGTCTACCCGGTATCGGCTGTGCTTGCCGATGATCCGGTGATGCTATGCATTCAGCCCGGTGAACACGGTTCTACGTACGGTGGAAATCCGCTGGGCTGCAAGGTTGCTATTGCGGCTCTGCAGGTGCTGCTGGACGAGAAGTTGGCCGAAAATGCCGAACGTATGGGGCAACTGCTGCGCAGTTCGTTACGGGAGCTGCCGACTGACGTTGTCTCAATAGTTCGCGGTAAGGGTTTGCTGAATGCCATTGTCATCAATCCGAACTTCAATGCCTGGGAGGTGTGCTTGCGCCTGAAGGAGAATGGTTTGATTGCTAAACCAACGCATGGTGATATTATTCGCTTCGCACCTCCACTGACGATCAATGAGGAACAGCTGAAAGATTGCCTTAACATTATCAAAACGACTATTTTGTCATTTGTTAGCAAGTAA
- the LOC125956927 gene encoding ATP synthase membrane subunit K, mitochondrial-like → MAGGGDDSKLTGLSRYFNGETMRGRANVAKATYASIGLLILYFSLKPSKK, encoded by the exons AtggccggcggtggtgatgatagcAAACTTACCGGACTCTCCCGCTACTTCAACGGGGAGACGATGAGAGGCCGAGCGAAC GTTGCCAAGGCCACCTATGCATCGATCGGTCTGCTGATCCTGTATTTCTCACTGAAGCCCAGCAAGAAGTAG
- the LOC125956924 gene encoding ornithine aminotransferase, mitochondrial isoform X2, with protein sequence MNATQQNGFGHAAPKMKTQSSSQAVFDREDKFGAHNYHPLPVALARGEGVYVWDVEGKRYYDFLSAYSAVNQGHCHPKIVKALTEQAQVLTLTSRAFYSNVLGEYEEFVTRLFGYDKVLPMNTGVEGGETACKLARKWGYKVKNIPENKAKIVFAEGNFWGRTLAAVSSSNDPSSYSGFGPFMPGFELVPYNNTEALEKALQDPNVCAFMVEPIQGEAGVMVPDDGYLTKVRELCSKYNVLFIADEVQTGLARTGRMLAVDHEHVRPDILILGKALSGGVYPVSAVLADDPVMLCIQPGEHGSTYGGNPLGCKVAIAALQVLLDEKLAENAERMGQLLRSSLRELPTDVVSIVRGKGLLNAIVINPNFNAWEVCLRLKENGLIAKPTHGDIIRFAPPLTINEEQLKDCLNIIKTTILSFVSK encoded by the exons ATGAATGCTACACAACAGAATGGCTTCGGGCATGCGGCTCCGAAAATGAAGACCCAATCATCTTCGCAGGCTGTGTTTGACCGCGAGGACAAATTTGGCGCTCATAATTACCATCCCCTACCAGTGGCTCTAGCCCGTGGCGAAGGGGTGTACGTGTGGGATGTGGAAGGTAAGCGGTACTACGATTTTCTTAGCGCCTACTCTGCCGTCAACCAGGGACATTGTCATCCGAAGATCGTGAAAGCGTTAACCGAGCAGGCACAGGTCCTTACGTTAACTTCGAG AGCATTCTACTCCAATGTACTCGGCGAGTATGAGGAGTTTGTAACAAGACTGTTTGGCTATGATAAGGTGCTGCCGATGAACACGGGCGTGGAAGGAGGTGAAACGGCCTGTAAGCTAGCCCGCAAATGGGGGTATAAGGTGAAGAACATCCCGGAAAACAAGGCGAAGATCGTGTTTGCTGAGGGAAACTTTTGGGGCCGTACCCTGGCCGCAGTTTCATCCTCGAATGACCCATCGAGTTACAGCGGATTCGGTCCATTCATGCCAGGCTTCGAGCTAGTGCCGTACAACAATACGGAAGCGCTGGAGAAGGCACTCCAGGATCCGAACGTGTGTGCATTCATGGTGGAACCCATTCAGGGTGAGGCGGGCGTGATGGTGCCAGATGATGGTTACTTAACGAAGGTACGCGAGCTGTGCAGCAAATATAACGTGCTGTTTATCGCGGACGAGGTGCAGACTGGATTGGCGCGAACAGGCCGTATGCTAGCTGTCGATCATGAGCACGTTCGACCGGATATACTCATCCTTGGGAAGGCATTATCCGGAGGTGTCTACCCGGTATCGGCTGTGCTTGCCGATGATCCGGTGATGCTATGCATTCAGCCCGGTGAACACGGTTCTACGTACGGTGGAAATCCGCTGGGCTGCAAGGTTGCTATTGCGGCTCTGCAGGTGCTGCTGGACGAGAAGTTGGCCGAAAATGCCGAACGTATGGGGCAACTGCTGCGCAGTTCGTTACGGGAGCTGCCGACTGACGTTGTCTCAATAGTTCGCGGTAAGGGTTTGCTGAATGCCATTGTCATCAATCCGAACTTCAATGCCTGGGAGGTGTGCTTGCGCCTGAAGGAGAATGGTTTGATTGCTAAACCAACGCATGGTGATATTATTCGCTTCGCACCTCCACTGACGATCAATGAGGAACAGCTGAAAGATTGCCTTAACATTATCAAAACGACTATTTTGTCATTTGTTAGCAAGTAA
- the LOC125957765 gene encoding peritrophin-1-like yields MNQLTVSKRVGLPVVLSIALAIGALAEEACRGVPDGYFVQNKNDCQAYFYCRDGKAQPNKCPNDLYFNELKQVCDYRDQVSCHLCRQQIGVQVLPHPDSCEQFIVCSEGYSTVGHCSEGYLFDSTRMACHPAARVKCNTVQCPQQTNPSEIVYRPSVVRCDEYFICQSGMAIQKLCAPGLYWDPIQERCDLSQNVSCTL; encoded by the coding sequence ATGAACCAGCTTACGGTGTCAAAGCGCGTTGGTCTGCCTGTGGTGCTTAGCATAGCGTTGGCCATTGGAGCACTGGCCGAAGAAGCTTGCCGGGGCGTTCCGGATGGATATTTTGtgcaaaataaaaacgacTGCCAGGCCTACTTCTATTGCCGCGATGGAAAAGCTCAGCCGAACAAGTGCCCGAACGATTTATACTTCAACGAACTGAAACAGGTCTGCGACTACCGGGACCAAGTGAGTTGCCATTTGTGCCGGCAACAGATCGGAGTGCAGGTGTTGCCCCATCCCGACAGTTGTGAGCAATTCATCGTATGTTCGGAGGGCTATTCGACAGTTGGACACTGCAGCGAAGGATATCTGTTCGATAGCACGCGTATGGCTTGTCATCCAGCGGCACGAGTTAAGTGCAACACCGTACAATGTCCGCAGCAGACCAATCCCAGTGAAATCGTCTATCGACCCAGTGTGGTGCGCTGTGACGAATATTTCATCTGTCAGTCCGGTATGGCTATACAAAAGCTCTGTGCCCCGGGATTGTACTGGGATCCCATCCAAGAACGCTGTGATTTGTCACAAAACGTTTCCTGCACTCTATGA
- the LOC125956925 gene encoding stAR-related lipid transfer protein 7, mitochondrial isoform X3: MTLKLAMNGSLALRKLNRYLRKNVKDQSSSILRLWATQCEFVFAQQLRRSQQILTHYAKIWEERALRELLRRVRGQVQRHAKGFLLSSATLLSFDWERERIELESVQEHMDDFQFLERLQQETIYCRKCEKRKQIDSRVEGVSYCCCPKNVTEMLSAERNAYTVWEPYIEQPRMITWRQEVKPGLYAYKVYVEYPDVTAEDFLHVQIDVEYRKKWDNTAVNLEIIDEDTSKGSHSHVIYWEALWPKLFANRDYVYNRRYFVDRQRRVIMIVNKSIEHPKCPAKPHTQRVHEYWSYMVIKPTTTFNKPGVSFVLTYFDNPGLSIPKYITTWVAKKQMPDFLNQLHQATLNYAKAKKQNETRIIEFWDKHKDPGFEYPPDTLLGYSVEDFSEAQKEEESSLQKVVEKKLKFWRYILFKIK, encoded by the exons ATGACTCTCAAGCTAGCTATGAATGGCTCTCTCGCGCTACGAAAGTTGAATAGATATCTGCGAAAAAATGTAAAGGACCAGTCTTCCAGTATCTTGCGGCTATGGGCAACGCAGTGCGAATTCGTCTTTGCCCAACAACTCCGCAGAAGTCAGCAGATTCTTACGCATTATGCTAAAATATGGGAAGAACGAGCGCTGCGTGAATTACTTCGGCGCGTCCGGGGCCAG GTACAACGACATGCCAAAGGATTTTTACTCTCATCTGCCACCCTTCTCTCGTTCGACTGGGAACGGGAAAGAATCGAACTGGAATCGGTACAGGAGCACATGGATGACTTTCAGTTTCTTGAGCGTCTGCAACAAGAAACGATCTACTGCCGGAAatgcgaaaaacgaaaacagatCGACAGCCGGGTGGAGGGTGTTAGTTACTGCTGTTGTCCGAAGAACGTAACGGAAATGCTATCCGCCGAGCGGAATGCTTACACCGTTTGGGAACCGTATATCGAGCAGCCACGCATGATAACCTGGCGCCAAGAGGTGAAACCAGGCCTGTACGCATATAAAG TTTACGTAGAGTACCCGGATGTAACGGCCGAAGATTTCTTGCACGTGCAGATCGACGTGGAATATCGCAAAAAGTGGGATAACACTGCTGTGAACTTGGAGATCATTGATGAAGATACGTCCAAAGGATCGCACAGCCACGTCATTTACTGGGAAGCTTTATGGCCG AAATTGTTCGCGAATCGTGATTACGTGTACAACCGTCGCTACTTTGTCGATCGCCAGCGCCGCGTGATCATGATCGTCAACAAGAGCATCGAACATCCAAAGTGTCCTGCAAAGCCGCATACGCAGCGTGTGCACGAGTACTGGAGTTACATGGTCATTAAACCGACAACCACCTTCAATAAACCGGGCGTATCGTTCGTACTGACTTACTTCGACAATCCGGGTCTGTCGATTCCGAAGTACATAACAACGTGGGTAGCGAAGAAACAGATGCCCGACTTTCTAAATCAATTGCATCAGGCCACACTGAACTATGCCAAGGCAAAAAAGCAGAACGAGACGCGCATAATTGAGTTCTGGGATAAGCATAAGGATCCTGGATTCGAGTACCCACCCGACACGCTGCTCGGCTATAGTGTGGAAGATTTCAGTGAAGcccaaaaggaagaagaatctAGTCTACAAAAAG TGGTTGAAAAAAAGCTAAAATTTTGGCGCTATATATTGTTCAAAATTAAGTAG
- the LOC125956925 gene encoding stAR-related lipid transfer protein 7, mitochondrial isoform X2 — protein MTLKLAMNGSLALRKLNRYLRKNVKDQSSSILRLWATQCEFVFAQQLRRSQQILTHYAKIWEERALRELLRRVRGQVQRHAKGFLLSSATLLSFDWERERIELESVQEHMDDFQFLERLQQETIYCRKCEKRKQIDSRVEGVSYCCCPKNVTEMLSAERNAYTVWEPYIEQPRMITWRQEVKPGLYAYKVYVEYPDVTAEDFLHVQIDVEYRKKWDNTAVNLEIIDEDTSKGSHSHVIYWEALWPKLFANRDYVYNRRYFVDRQRRVIMIVNKSIEHPKCPAKPHTQRVHEYWSYMVIKPTTTFNKPGVSFVLTYFDNPGLSIPKYITTWVAKKQMPDFLNQLHQATLNYAKAKKQNETRIIEFWDKHKDPGFEYPPDTLLGYSVEDFSEAQKEEESSLQKVLIDKATMPKRELQRELMVDTAKPSGDTVCEDPGTSIDDNNTPKKASWWSYLYSYIYFL, from the exons ATGACTCTCAAGCTAGCTATGAATGGCTCTCTCGCGCTACGAAAGTTGAATAGATATCTGCGAAAAAATGTAAAGGACCAGTCTTCCAGTATCTTGCGGCTATGGGCAACGCAGTGCGAATTCGTCTTTGCCCAACAACTCCGCAGAAGTCAGCAGATTCTTACGCATTATGCTAAAATATGGGAAGAACGAGCGCTGCGTGAATTACTTCGGCGCGTCCGGGGCCAG GTACAACGACATGCCAAAGGATTTTTACTCTCATCTGCCACCCTTCTCTCGTTCGACTGGGAACGGGAAAGAATCGAACTGGAATCGGTACAGGAGCACATGGATGACTTTCAGTTTCTTGAGCGTCTGCAACAAGAAACGATCTACTGCCGGAAatgcgaaaaacgaaaacagatCGACAGCCGGGTGGAGGGTGTTAGTTACTGCTGTTGTCCGAAGAACGTAACGGAAATGCTATCCGCCGAGCGGAATGCTTACACCGTTTGGGAACCGTATATCGAGCAGCCACGCATGATAACCTGGCGCCAAGAGGTGAAACCAGGCCTGTACGCATATAAAG TTTACGTAGAGTACCCGGATGTAACGGCCGAAGATTTCTTGCACGTGCAGATCGACGTGGAATATCGCAAAAAGTGGGATAACACTGCTGTGAACTTGGAGATCATTGATGAAGATACGTCCAAAGGATCGCACAGCCACGTCATTTACTGGGAAGCTTTATGGCCG AAATTGTTCGCGAATCGTGATTACGTGTACAACCGTCGCTACTTTGTCGATCGCCAGCGCCGCGTGATCATGATCGTCAACAAGAGCATCGAACATCCAAAGTGTCCTGCAAAGCCGCATACGCAGCGTGTGCACGAGTACTGGAGTTACATGGTCATTAAACCGACAACCACCTTCAATAAACCGGGCGTATCGTTCGTACTGACTTACTTCGACAATCCGGGTCTGTCGATTCCGAAGTACATAACAACGTGGGTAGCGAAGAAACAGATGCCCGACTTTCTAAATCAATTGCATCAGGCCACACTGAACTATGCCAAGGCAAAAAAGCAGAACGAGACGCGCATAATTGAGTTCTGGGATAAGCATAAGGATCCTGGATTCGAGTACCCACCCGACACGCTGCTCGGCTATAGTGTGGAAGATTTCAGTGAAGcccaaaaggaagaagaatctAGTCTACAAAAAG TCTTGATTGATAAGGCGACCATGCCGAAGAGAGAGCTGCAGCGAGAGCTAATGGTAGATACTGCCAAACCAAGCGGTGATACTGTATGCGAAGACCCCGGAACATCCATTGACGACAACAATACGCCGAAAAAAGCATCATGGTGGAGTTATCTTTATTCGTATATCTATTTCCTCTGA
- the LOC125953262 gene encoding lipase member H-A-like translates to MKTLGVLLVTGIVLIAASSEPLNDDDLDDTEYDQDNEGDSLVPPSFAIRTEQGETVLMVQIPDKAGDFVPMRRMDVQDYKRNATDFEAAKYVQCYLYGANGTRQKFHFDEPAAIARAGFKRDLPTALLVHGWLGSSESMVIDPLARALLEQDGKNVIAVDWEKGASTLLYPVARYRVPKVAAVVAKLIDNLVRDLGQDINRVGIIGHSLGAHIAGITGKLVRSGKIGYIVGLDPASPLFRLKKPTERLSADDAQYVEIIHTNGKALGFYRNIGQADFYPNGGVKQPGCGINLSCSHQRAVDFFKESLSIRNYYARRCDGLDNLGTSCPTARSALGGLIWKATKPAGVYYIATAANEPFLRQAASGAIQLKPASAIAWWLTSWPLLIPLIGYRYWK, encoded by the exons ATGAAGACCTTAGGAGTGTTGCTTGTGACGGGGATCGTGCTGATTGCAG CTTCGTCGGAGCCTCTCAACGATGACGATCTTGACGACACGGAGTACGATCAGGACAACGAAGGTGATTCACTCGTGCCGCCTTCCTTCGCGATCCGAACGGAGCAGGGTGAAACCGTGCTGATGGTACAGATTCCGGACAAAGCCGGTGACTTTGTACCGATGAGGCGGATGGATGTACAGGACTACAAGCGCAATGCAACCGACTTCGAGGCTGCCAAGTACGTGCAGTGCTACCTGTACGGAGCGAACGGTACCAGACAGAAATTCCATTTCGATGAGCCGGCCGCAATAGCACGAGCTGGTTTCAAGCGTGACCTACCGACGGCCCTCCTGGTGCATGGTTGGCTCGGTAGCTCGGAGTCGATGGTAATCGATCCGCTGGCTCGTGCACTGCTGGAACAGGACGGCAAAAACGTGATTGCGGTGGATTGGGAGAAGGGCGCCAGTACGCTGCTCTACCCGGTCGCACGCTACCGGGTACCGAAGGTGGCCGCAGTGGTGGCCAAACTGATCGACAATTTGGTACGGGACCTTGGTCAAGATATTAACCGCGTAGGCATCATCGGACACAGTTTGGGGGCACATATTGCTGGCATCACTGGTAAGTTGGTGCGTTCCGGCAAGATCGGTTACATCGTAGGGCTCGATCCAGCCTCACCCCTATTCCGCCTGAagaaaccgaccgaacggcTTTCCGCCGATGATGCACAGTACGTCGAAATCATCCACACCAACGGGAAGGCGCTTGGGTTTTATCGAAACATTGGCCAGGCCGATTTCTATCCAAACGGAGGAGTGAAACAGCCGGGCTGTGGGATCAATCTGTCCTGTAGCCATCAACGGGCGGTTGACTTTTTCAAGGAATCTCTCAGCATCCGCAACTACTATGCACGCCGCTGCGATGGTCTGGATAACCTTGGAACCTCCTGCCCGACGGCCCGCTCTGCTCTGGGTGGGCTCATATGGAAGGCCACTAAACCCGCCGGCGTCTATTACATCGCGACCGCCGCCAATGAACCGTTTCTTCGTCAAGCTGCTTCTGGTGCCATTCAGCTGAAACCCGCATCTGCCATCGCTTGGTGGCTTACGAGCTGGCCGCTGCTTATCCCGCTAATCGGTTACCGTTATTGGAAGTGA
- the LOC125956925 gene encoding stAR-related lipid transfer protein 7, mitochondrial isoform X1, with the protein MTLKLAMNGSLALRKLNRYLRKNVKDQSSSILRLWATQCEFVFAQQLRRSQQILTHYAKIWEERALRELLRRVRGQVQRHAKGFLLSSATLLSFDWERERIELESVQEHMDDFQFLERLQQETIYCRKCEKRKQIDSRVEGVSYCCCPKNVTEMLSAERNAYTVWEPYIEQPRMITWRQEVKPGLYAYKVYVEYPDVTAEDFLHVQIDVEYRKKWDNTAVNLEIIDEDTSKGSHSHVIYWEALWPKLFANRDYVYNRRYFVDRQRRVIMIVNKSIEHPKCPAKPHTQRVHEYWSYMVIKPTTTFNKPGVSFVLTYFDNPGLSIPKYITTWVAKKQMPDFLNQLHQATLNYAKAKKQNETRIIEFWDKHKDPGFEYPPDTLLGYSVEDFSEAQKEEESSLQKVYAKTMDMKVLIDKATMPKRELQRELMVDTAKPSGDTVCEDPGTSIDDNNTPKKASWWSYLYSYIYFL; encoded by the exons ATGACTCTCAAGCTAGCTATGAATGGCTCTCTCGCGCTACGAAAGTTGAATAGATATCTGCGAAAAAATGTAAAGGACCAGTCTTCCAGTATCTTGCGGCTATGGGCAACGCAGTGCGAATTCGTCTTTGCCCAACAACTCCGCAGAAGTCAGCAGATTCTTACGCATTATGCTAAAATATGGGAAGAACGAGCGCTGCGTGAATTACTTCGGCGCGTCCGGGGCCAG GTACAACGACATGCCAAAGGATTTTTACTCTCATCTGCCACCCTTCTCTCGTTCGACTGGGAACGGGAAAGAATCGAACTGGAATCGGTACAGGAGCACATGGATGACTTTCAGTTTCTTGAGCGTCTGCAACAAGAAACGATCTACTGCCGGAAatgcgaaaaacgaaaacagatCGACAGCCGGGTGGAGGGTGTTAGTTACTGCTGTTGTCCGAAGAACGTAACGGAAATGCTATCCGCCGAGCGGAATGCTTACACCGTTTGGGAACCGTATATCGAGCAGCCACGCATGATAACCTGGCGCCAAGAGGTGAAACCAGGCCTGTACGCATATAAAG TTTACGTAGAGTACCCGGATGTAACGGCCGAAGATTTCTTGCACGTGCAGATCGACGTGGAATATCGCAAAAAGTGGGATAACACTGCTGTGAACTTGGAGATCATTGATGAAGATACGTCCAAAGGATCGCACAGCCACGTCATTTACTGGGAAGCTTTATGGCCG AAATTGTTCGCGAATCGTGATTACGTGTACAACCGTCGCTACTTTGTCGATCGCCAGCGCCGCGTGATCATGATCGTCAACAAGAGCATCGAACATCCAAAGTGTCCTGCAAAGCCGCATACGCAGCGTGTGCACGAGTACTGGAGTTACATGGTCATTAAACCGACAACCACCTTCAATAAACCGGGCGTATCGTTCGTACTGACTTACTTCGACAATCCGGGTCTGTCGATTCCGAAGTACATAACAACGTGGGTAGCGAAGAAACAGATGCCCGACTTTCTAAATCAATTGCATCAGGCCACACTGAACTATGCCAAGGCAAAAAAGCAGAACGAGACGCGCATAATTGAGTTCTGGGATAAGCATAAGGATCCTGGATTCGAGTACCCACCCGACACGCTGCTCGGCTATAGTGTGGAAGATTTCAGTGAAGcccaaaaggaagaagaatctAGTCTACAAAAAG TCTATGCCAAAACGATGGACATGAAAGTCTTGATTGATAAGGCGACCATGCCGAAGAGAGAGCTGCAGCGAGAGCTAATGGTAGATACTGCCAAACCAAGCGGTGATACTGTATGCGAAGACCCCGGAACATCCATTGACGACAACAATACGCCGAAAAAAGCATCATGGTGGAGTTATCTTTATTCGTATATCTATTTCCTCTGA